GAACCACGCCGTGGACAGGCCGATGGAGATGATCGGCCCGAAGATGAAGCAGATCTCGTCCACCACGGACTCGAAGGAGTACGCGGTGTGCAGCTGTGGGGTGCCCCGGTACAGGGCCGCCCAGCGGGCCCGGACCATCGCGCCGAGGCTCGGCACGCAGCCGATGCCGACGCAGGCCGCGAACAGCACCCAGTCCGGCCACCCGTAGTGCGCGGCCGGCAGCAGCACCGCCGCCGCGGTCAGCGACACCAGGGTCGCCGGGCGCAGCACCCGCCGCTGCCCGTAGCGGTCCACCAGACGGGAGACCTGCGGTCCGGCCACGGCGGCGGCGAGCGCGATGGTGGCCGACAGCGCCCCGGCCAGTCCGTACCGCCCGGTGAGCTGCGAGATCATGGTCACCACGCCGATGCCCATCATCGACAGCGGCATCCGGCCGAGGAAGCCCGCGGCGGAGAAGCCCTTGCTTCCGGGGGCGGCGAACAGGGCGCGGTAGGGGCTGGCCAACGAGGTCTCCGGAAAAGGCTCGGCAACGCGCTCAGTAAGGTGCGAACACAGTCGATACAGATTACTCGCCGGAACGCCCGGAAACACCCCCGCGGACCTGGTGAAACGCACGGTCGGTACCCCGCCGTTTCCTCGCTGTCAGTGCCTGGTGGCAGGATCGAGACATGCCAGACGTGCTCGATGTCAGTCCGTACGACGCCCTGCTCCTGCTCTCGTTCGGCGGCCCGGAGGGCCCGGACGACGTGGTCCCCTTCCTGGAGAACGTGACGCGAGGGCGGGGCATCCCGAAGGAACGCCTCAAGGAGGTCGGGCAGCACTACTTCCTCTTCGGCGGGGTCAGCCCGATCAACGACCAGAACCGCGCCCTGCTCGAAGCCCTCCGCAAGGACTTCGCCGAGCACGGCCTGGACCTGCCGGTCTACTGGGGCAATCGCAACTGGGCGCCGTACCTGACGGACACCCTGCGCGACATGGTCCGCGACGGCCGCCGCCGGGTCCTGGTCCTCGCGACCAGCGCCTACGCCTCGTACTCGGGCTGCCGCCAGTACCGGGAGAACCTCGCGGACGCGCTGGCCGCCCTGGAGTCCGAGGGGCTGGAGCCGCCCCGGGTCGACAAGCTCCGGCACTACTTCAACCACCCGGGGTTCGTGGAGCCCATGGTCGACGGGGTGGTCCGGTCCCTCGCCGAGCTGCCCGACGAGGTCCGCGACGGCGCGCACATCGCCTTCTCGACCCACTCGATCCCCACCTCGGCCGCGGACACCTCCGGTCCGGTCGAGGCCCACGGCGACGGCGGGGCCTACGTCCGCCAGCACCTCGACGTCGCCCAGGTGATCGCCGACGCCGTCCGCGAGCGCACCGGCGTCGACCACCCCTGGCAGCTCGTCTACCAGTCGCGCTCCGGCGCCCCGCACATCCCGTGGCTGGAGCCCGACATCTGCGACCACCTGGAGGAGCGCCGGGCGGCTGGTGCGCCCGCGGTGGTGATGGCCCCCATCGGGTTCGTCTCCGACCACATGGAGGTCCTGTACGACCTCGACACCGAGGCCACCGCCAAGGCCGGGGAGCTGGGGCTGCCGGTGCGCCGCTCGGCGACCGTCGGTGCCGACCCGCGGTTCGCGGCTGCGGTCCGCGACCTCGTCGTGGAGCGGGCCGCCGACGAACGCGGCGAGGAGGCCGACCCGTGCGCGCTCGGCGCGCTCGGCGCGAGCCACAACCTGTGCCCGGTCGGCTGCTGCCCCGCCCGCGCCCCCCGGCCCGCCGCGGCGGGCGCCGACAGCCCCTACGCGTGAGGAAGCCCGTGACCGACCTGACGACCGACCCGCTCCACGCCGAGCTGCTGACGATCGCCCGGGAGGCCGCCCACCGCGCGGGCGCGCTGCTGCGCGACGGACGGCCGGCCGACCTCGCGGTCGCCGCCACCAAGTCCAGCCCGATCGACGTGGTCACCGAGATGGACATCGCGGCGGAGAAGCTGATCACCGGGCTGATCGCCGATCGCCGCCCCGAGGACGGCTTCCTCGGCGAGGAGGGCGCAGCCGCCGAGGGCACGAGCGGCATCCGCTGGGTCATCGACCCGCTCGACGGGACGGTCAACTACCTGTACGGGCTGCCCACCTGGGCGGTCTCCATCGCCGCCGAGCAGGACGGCGAGCGGGTGGCGGCGGCGGTCGTGGCCCCGATGCGGGGCGAGGCCTACCACGCGGTGCTGGGCGGCGGAGCCTGGGCGACCGGAGCCTGGGAGGGCGAACGCGCGCTCGCCTGCCGGCCCGCGGCCCCGCTGGACCAGGCGCTGGTCTCCACCGGCTTCAACTACGTCG
The Streptomyces sp. NBC_01723 genome window above contains:
- a CDS encoding ferrochelatase — encoded protein: MPDVLDVSPYDALLLLSFGGPEGPDDVVPFLENVTRGRGIPKERLKEVGQHYFLFGGVSPINDQNRALLEALRKDFAEHGLDLPVYWGNRNWAPYLTDTLRDMVRDGRRRVLVLATSAYASYSGCRQYRENLADALAALESEGLEPPRVDKLRHYFNHPGFVEPMVDGVVRSLAELPDEVRDGAHIAFSTHSIPTSAADTSGPVEAHGDGGAYVRQHLDVAQVIADAVRERTGVDHPWQLVYQSRSGAPHIPWLEPDICDHLEERRAAGAPAVVMAPIGFVSDHMEVLYDLDTEATAKAGELGLPVRRSATVGADPRFAAAVRDLVVERAADERGEEADPCALGALGASHNLCPVGCCPARAPRPAAAGADSPYA
- a CDS encoding inositol monophosphatase family protein, coding for MTDLTTDPLHAELLTIAREAAHRAGALLRDGRPADLAVAATKSSPIDVVTEMDIAAEKLITGLIADRRPEDGFLGEEGAAAEGTSGIRWVIDPLDGTVNYLYGLPTWAVSIAAEQDGERVAAAVVAPMRGEAYHAVLGGGAWATGAWEGERALACRPAAPLDQALVSTGFNYVADVRAEQAEIARRLIPLVRDIRRGGSAAIDLCDVAAGRLDGYYERGLHPWDLAAGDLIAREAGAVTGGRPGERPSGTLTIAATPSVFEPLQHLLTDFGA